In one Nicotiana sylvestris chromosome 8, ASM39365v2, whole genome shotgun sequence genomic region, the following are encoded:
- the LOC104212859 gene encoding ribonuclease 3-like protein 2 isoform X2 — protein MMTEANRLPAEEITNTATSVTAVEELLKYRFKNTKLLEEALTHTSCNSSSASNNYQRLAFVGDAALGLAISSYFFSVYPDVDCGKLTDLRAANVSTEKLARVAVRHGLYNYLRRNSPILDEKVKEFVITVQQEAEMEFYGGVMKAPKILADIVESVMGAVYVDCGFDVNAFWLDGKQVEVEHRKEGDKNIASVYVDGQFIASASSEHKENAKLQVAKAALKELFYDPYDEMDVEFVPSQKKKTNVEFAPFQKIKMDVEFDPTKESEEAKQRLNELCGRKKWSKPSYRIEKEIGPAHNRSFTCSVQVSIGENMFSVMGDEKSRVKDAENSAALAMIQGLQESKVS, from the exons ATGATGACGGAAGCAAATAGGCTACCGGCGGAAGAAATCACAAACACGGCGACATCTGTAACGGCAGTAGAGGAACTATTGAAGTATCGGTTCAAGAACACGAAGCTTCTAGAAGAAGCTCTAACTCACACTTCCTGTAATTCTTCTTCAGCTTCTAATAATTACCAGCGGCTCGCTTTCGTCGGCGATGCAGCTCTCGGCTTAGCCATTTCCAGTTATTTCTTCTCGGTTTACCCTGACGTCGACTGCGGTAAGCTCACTGACCTCCGCGCCGCCAACGTCAGCACCGAAAAGCTCGCTAGAGTCGCCGTCCGCCACGGTCTCTACAACTACCTCCGCCGCAATTCACCGATCCTCGATGAAAAG GTGAAGGAATTCGTGATAACAGTGCAACAGGAGGCGGAGATGGAGTTCTATGGAGGAGTGATGAAAGCGCCAAAAATTCTTGCAGACATTGTGGAGTCGGTCATGGGGGCTGTATATGTGGATTGTGGCTTCGATGTGAATGCTTTCTGGTTG GATGGAAAACAAGTTGAGGTAGAACATCGGAAAGAGGGAGATAAAAACATTGCTAGCGTCTATGTTGATGGACAATTTATTGCATCAGCTTCTTCTGAGCACAAAGAGAATGCAAAGCTTCAAGTTGCAAAGGCTGCTCTTAAAGAGTTGTTCTATGATCCTTATGATGAGATGGATGTTGAATTTGTCCCATCTCAGAAAAAAAAGACAAATGTTGAATTCGCTCCATTTCAGAAAATAAAGATGGATGTCGAATTTGACCCAACAAAAGAGAGTGAAGAGGCAAAGCAGAGACTGAATGAGCTTTGTGGAAGAAAGAAATGGTCCAAACCAAGTTACAG AATAGAGAAAGAGATAGGTCCTGCTCACAATAGGAGCTTTACATGCTCTGTGCAAGTTTCAATTGGTGAAAATATGTTTTCTGTGATGGGAGACGAGAAGTCACGAGTAAAAGATGCAGAGAATTCAGCAGCTTTAGCAATGATTCAGGGTTTGCAAGAATCCAAGGTCAGTTAA
- the LOC104212859 gene encoding ribonuclease 3-like protein 2 isoform X1 produces the protein MMTEANRLPAEEITNTATSVTAVEELLKYRFKNTKLLEEALTHTSCNSSSASNNYQRLAFVGDAALGLAISSYFFSVYPDVDCGKLTDLRAANVSTEKLARVAVRHGLYNYLRRNSPILDEKVKEFVITVQQEAEMEFYGGVMKAPKILADIVESVMGAVYVDCGFDVNAFWLIFRGLLEPIIMLHMLKEQPQPVTMLFGLCKKDGKQVEVEHRKEGDKNIASVYVDGQFIASASSEHKENAKLQVAKAALKELFYDPYDEMDVEFVPSQKKKTNVEFAPFQKIKMDVEFDPTKESEEAKQRLNELCGRKKWSKPSYRIEKEIGPAHNRSFTCSVQVSIGENMFSVMGDEKSRVKDAENSAALAMIQGLQESKVS, from the exons ATGATGACGGAAGCAAATAGGCTACCGGCGGAAGAAATCACAAACACGGCGACATCTGTAACGGCAGTAGAGGAACTATTGAAGTATCGGTTCAAGAACACGAAGCTTCTAGAAGAAGCTCTAACTCACACTTCCTGTAATTCTTCTTCAGCTTCTAATAATTACCAGCGGCTCGCTTTCGTCGGCGATGCAGCTCTCGGCTTAGCCATTTCCAGTTATTTCTTCTCGGTTTACCCTGACGTCGACTGCGGTAAGCTCACTGACCTCCGCGCCGCCAACGTCAGCACCGAAAAGCTCGCTAGAGTCGCCGTCCGCCACGGTCTCTACAACTACCTCCGCCGCAATTCACCGATCCTCGATGAAAAG GTGAAGGAATTCGTGATAACAGTGCAACAGGAGGCGGAGATGGAGTTCTATGGAGGAGTGATGAAAGCGCCAAAAATTCTTGCAGACATTGTGGAGTCGGTCATGGGGGCTGTATATGTGGATTGTGGCTTCGATGTGAATGCTTTCTGGTTG ATCTTTAGAGGCCTACTCGAGCCTATCATCATGCTGCATATGTTGAAAGAACAACCACAGCCTGTAACTATGCTATTTGGACTTTGCAAAAAGGATGGAAAACAAGTTGAGGTAGAACATCGGAAAGAGGGAGATAAAAACATTGCTAGCGTCTATGTTGATGGACAATTTATTGCATCAGCTTCTTCTGAGCACAAAGAGAATGCAAAGCTTCAAGTTGCAAAGGCTGCTCTTAAAGAGTTGTTCTATGATCCTTATGATGAGATGGATGTTGAATTTGTCCCATCTCAGAAAAAAAAGACAAATGTTGAATTCGCTCCATTTCAGAAAATAAAGATGGATGTCGAATTTGACCCAACAAAAGAGAGTGAAGAGGCAAAGCAGAGACTGAATGAGCTTTGTGGAAGAAAGAAATGGTCCAAACCAAGTTACAG AATAGAGAAAGAGATAGGTCCTGCTCACAATAGGAGCTTTACATGCTCTGTGCAAGTTTCAATTGGTGAAAATATGTTTTCTGTGATGGGAGACGAGAAGTCACGAGTAAAAGATGCAGAGAATTCAGCAGCTTTAGCAATGATTCAGGGTTTGCAAGAATCCAAGGTCAGTTAA